The Pangasianodon hypophthalmus isolate fPanHyp1 chromosome 25, fPanHyp1.pri, whole genome shotgun sequence nucleotide sequence AATGCAAAAACACCCTTATAATAGAGCATGTAAAGCCTCTAAACAGGTTGTTCTGCAATACGGAGTATTAACGTGCATTTTTCTGGATGTGATCTTGTTTCGCTTGCACAAAAGTTACTACTGAAATATGATCCATATGCAGgagagaagacacacacacacacacacacacacagtccacaaTCCTCAGTATGTTCATATAGCTCTAAGCAACAGGATCAGGTTCAGCTCTTCTGTAGCTTGCGTGACTCTGTGACCACAGCCGACTGCGCTGGCATGCAGGACgatttgcatgtttttaatccagggtgatttgtttagtgttttcctCACATCATTTATGCATCTactcactttttttccccctatagATTAAACTACTGAACCTACGAGCACATGAATAGTTCACAAACGAGTCTGCACTAGTAGACTCGGGGAGACGTGAGTGCTCGGGGTGTTTCTCACAAATACATTtactgcttctttttttgcctttgGCAACAGACAGAGATTCCAGACGTAATAttctaataaacaaaatgacTTTTCTTCCCAGTTGAAAAGTCTTTCTTAAAAAAGTGCGTCTTAAAAACAGATACCAACATGGAAAGACCTGATCTGAGCAGATCAAAAATCAAGAAATAAggcgtaaaaaaaaaagacattagatatgtttatattcaaatatttggtgattctggtgctaatttgttggttggcaTTGTATTtccattattcctgtgagaaattAATGGCTGGGGCAGTGGGGGTAGGGTTTGGGGAATATTGTCAGCAATCTCAAATGTAAGAGATTATGATcatgtttcactgttagcttctaaaaagaaaagaggttCCCTTCTcgctcaccattttccagcaatgttcaGCATCATATTAACGAGAAATCCATTGTGGAAGTAGCCATCGGAGACGCGAAACGCTAGATCCTAAGTCCCAGAGTCTGCTCAGCTAATCGGCGATCTGCAAGGTGACAAGTGACATGCCGTTAAAGCGTGAAAGATTtgaaagctgatctgtttgaacagAGTATATAGATAAGGAAGTGAGCGAGTTGAAGAGATTAAAGCTCCGCCGCATCGCTGTCTTTAGGTAGATAGGGAGCGAGGGCCCCACAATGAGCTGGTAGTTGAACAGCATTTAATAACAACGTGCCCATTATGCAAAGCATTCAGAATGGATTTTTCATTAATGGTACTGTCACACCTACTTTGTTTGGTGTGGACCAGTCAAACCTTTATTATTAACAGGTGTGAACATTGTTCCTATGCTTGGGTGTGTTAAACTCCCAAATTCCATGACGATTACGGGAAAATTCTTGATTAGGAGTGAAAGATTTAACGACAACAACTATTCTACTGTTCTGTAATTCAGCACATGTAGACATGTCAAAACTTGTGTCCGTTTTAAGAATGTATGTCTGTGGGTACAAATCTTTTGTGTTCAGCTTTTCCCTCTGGATTCGTGCCAAGTCATTGAGCCAGAAACGCCGAGAGATTACATAATGAACGATAAAGTTTAGAGTGAATATTATGCATTGCTGTCTCTCTGCACACCTGCTTCTTTGAGTGGCGCGTGCCAATGGTTTTGCGTCTGGAGTTTGAAGAAGTTTATTAAACATTCCACATACACACTGCGGCCCTTCAGCATTCCATTAGTGGTCACATGacacagagaaaagaagaaTCACCCTAGGGATTTCAAGACTGtccataaataaacaagtaCTGCACAGCGCTGtaaaattctcaattctgattggtcagaaggtgttgattaatttttttataaaaacatttctgacagtagtgccagcagTAATTCAGGTcatatgtgtgtattaatgcgcttgttctaatacttttggGTTTCTgtggtaacagctcattgacaggaaaatgaacaaaaaaaagtcagtctGTTATGGTGAAGCGTTCTgctttatttaagatttatggaaggagtctctagtgtcagcgctttgtaacagccaatAACATTTCTGCCAcaagaaaatcttcaggacttTGTGAACTCTTGTTATGGCCCAGATCTCGAGGACCGAGAgaattttttctccatttcattcAAAAGTTACTGGGAACAAATTTGCAAGTTAGACCATTTAGCTGCGCCTACTTAGATTTTGAGCTGATTTGCATAATATATGAAAACTCCATTCAACACAAAATTGGTGTCAATATACTTGGTCCAATCTAACATTCGAATAGTGATCTATAACCAATATGGCCACCATATGCCATTCAGTGCTTACTGGGTGCAGCTGCATCGTTATGCTAACCTGCAACTGGATTTCAAATAATGACTGGGTTGTTTACAAAACATGGCCACCGTCAGCCAATCGGCTTTGACAAGGCATTTCATAAGGTTAGCGCGGAGCTCCCATCACCAAATATGAGGTGGCATTTGAGGTCTGTGTAACTTGGCAAGACCTGGCCACTGGAGGCTGTATTTGCAaaaggtgcttggaccccgcagatcactcttgcagctatatttcttattctcattattattattattattattattattattattattattattatctctgtGGTAGGTTACTATGGATTTGACAGGTCTTATGAGGATCTTTATCACAAGACATTTGTCCTGTCATTCTATTACAATATCAGTGAAATGTATTATGATTATGTACATATACTAGAGttatattattacaataattgttgtcgtaaaaaaaaagtaatcgaAACTGTGAGTTATGTcagtcacattttttaaaacttgtttaCCTTGTTATAGGATTTCCTTTACCAAATACTCGTTATGCTTCCTAGtccaaaaacacaaaacctcaCAAGACAGATGTTCTTAGGCTGCTTAGTAAATTGGACATGGGGCTGTGATAATATTGTAATGTGTCATGGGTGCTGAATATTGCAATATGTTGTATAAATGATTATTGGCACATATCTAACATGCAGTTTGAACCATTTGAGTTGAggatttctgtttctgtctctcagggGACTGCTGGCTCTTGGCGGCCATTGCCTCTCTCACGATGAACGAAGATGTGATGGCCAGGGTGGTCCCTAAAGGCCAGGATTTTGGATCTGGCTATGCTGGAATCTTCCACTTTCAGGTGTTCATGTATACCAATCTCTTTTAGGTCCAGTAAATGTTTTCTATATCACAACAACGGTCATGTTACACCCATCAATGTatttaattccaaaatctagaCATCTCATAATGTCTGGCTGAGATGTCCTCTCCACGTTCTTGTCCTCAAAGAGAAAATGGGTGGATGGaatttacagttaaaggagCAGAGATTACAGAACAGTTTTATTCTTAATGGCAGTGTTTGACTTGATCATGTAgagattatattttaatttttaagatatcgtttttaaaaaaaagtccttcCACACTTGCTGTCTCTAGTTCTGGCAGTTTGGCGAGTGGGTGGACGTCGTCATTGACGATCGGCTACCCGTGAAGGATGGAAAGCTGCTGTTTGTCCACTCGGAAGAAGGCAACGAGTTTTGGAGCGCCCTATTGGAAAAGGCCTACGCTAAGTAAGTGTGTCTTTGCTTCTGAGCACTACTTTAGATTTTATCCAGACCGTGCTCAGAGTTCTGGATGGCTTTGTGTCTTCCCTCTTCCTTAAAAAAATTTGCCCTTACCAGTCATAGTAAGTAGCTAGTGAGTTTAGGTGCATCGCTAAACAGTCCAGTGGGATTTGCCTTATAAGGTGCCCCAGTCACCTCCATTGGCTCCTCTCAATTCTAAGGAGCAGCAGCATCACTAAAAGATAAGACACACACTTTCTGCCTCTTCAGATAAAGCAGCCGTCAGACCGAACAGccaataaaacatgacagaagaGTCAactcactgaaggggaaaggacgcgtGATGTGAAACACGTTCATTTGTTTGTCGTAGTGGTTACTTTTGCTTCATGCCAACTCTATCTAGATGACCATTGACCTCACAAGCCTCAGCCACAGCCTCATCTGTCTTGTCCACTGACATAAGCTAATGTATTTGTGTCAAAATTCAGAtttgtctctctgcctgctaaAATTTTCTCATTAGCGATGTTAACACCTCCGCTACATCCTTAAGGCCCACCATGTCATCAAGCTACATTGATTTCCACTTAGATAGTGGTAGTAGCAAAAGATCCAAAACTTTTAAAGAGAGGTGGCCTTGGTCTGCAGTTTGACTGCAGTGTGAACATGATTCAACCTTATTTGAAACCAGCTCCAGGAAGTGGTCCACACATGGTGTAGATTTGAGGTTTGGGGCTGGCATTTTTTCAAAAGGGGAGCTGCTAAACTTAGCCTGAGGAGAGAGTTAGAGTGCTTTATTAATACGATgcattttttcctctgtctgGGTCGAAAAGCgaaaacatgaagaagaaagaatGCACTAATAATGGATACAGTTTGCAAAATCAATCAGCTCAACAGCAGCAATTCTTAAAACCTCACAAACTTAGGATCGCTAATGGAGAAAAACGCAAACTTTAACGTTGTCCTTCTGAATGCATGTAAgttagaacattttatttattacaagcaattctgaaaagattttattctattatgaaataaaataaaaatgtaatttatatacataataaaataaatacatactcTCGTGCCATTTTATGCCATTTCAATAAGCTAAAAGGGAAAGccacagaagaggaaaaaaatgttcttaggcttgtgtgtgggagagaaaaTAGTGGGTAAACGGTTACATAAGATTTAGTGACTTTAATTATACTTAATGGCTGAGTTCAGGAattgaattttgtgtgtgtaaacattgtTAATTATCCCATCTACTCATCAACTACTCCATTTGATATTTTTTCAAAACTTTCTGCAGGGTGAACGGCTCGTACGAGGCTCTGTCCGGAGGCTCCACCACCGAAGGTTTTGAGGATTTCACCGGTGGAATTGCTGAGCAGTACGAGCTGAGGACCGCGCCAGCAAACATATTCCAGATCATCAAGAAAGCGCTGGCGTCTGGAGCACTGCTTGGCTGCTCCATAGATGTGAGCGCTGTTCATGCACACTCTTCtcttatgtttttaaataaccaGGCCTGGCTGAAATAAGCTATTCATAcggggtctgtgtgtgtgtgtgtgtgtgtgtgtgtgtgtgtgtgtgtgtgtgtagatcacGAGTGCTGCTGATTCAGAGGCCATCACTCGGCAGAAACTGGTGAAGGGACACGCCTACTCGCTGACAGGGGCTGTcgaggtataaaaaaaatacataaaaacatatacatatttataaaatcataatttcacattctgtgtgtgtgtgtgtgtgtgtgtaacattaccctgtgtgttgtgttttgtattAAGGTCAATTACCGTGGCGGTTTGGAGAAGCTGGTGCGCATGAGGAACCCGTGGGGTCAGGTGGAGTGGACTGGAGCCTGGAGTGATGGGtaacacacaccccacacacacacgcgtgtgcgcacacacacgcactcacaaccgacacacactcttctctgctttagtactttagtaCTTATTACAAGTGTGCAGAAAActttatattacaaatatgggtataatgtatataatataaatatatagtaatataaatcttacattataaatatattatatttataaatactgtatatactgtaatcTAACTCCCTTAAGCtataatataacattaatgttaTACTGTACTATAGTAATGTTAAAACCTTTTCCAAACCTGTATAAATTCTACTTGCTATTCGTACGCGTGGGCGTTTGGCAGGATGTTGTAATaaataacaacttttttttttttttttaaaaatgaatacattactACATTAATGCTTTATTCTTGATATTGCAGCTCGTCTGAGTGGAACTCTGTGGATCCTTCGGAGAGGCCAAACGCCAACGCTGAAGATGGAGAGTTTTGGTAATGTTAACTCTCATGTTAAAAATCAAatctattattaataataataataataataataataataataataataatatataagatGTTTAGCACATTATTAAGTGTTTCATGTTAAAACACTTTCTGATTAAACAGATTGACACGAAATGATATCGGgttacaaatacaaaatcatGTTATCAAAAAATATAAGACTAATAATTTTGAAACACTATagtcaaataaaagaaattgtaaATTCCATCTAACATAACTATCTgaaaatttaatttgttaaattaaatggtaaaaaaaaacaaaaaaatcttttatttaaaaaaaataaaaataaccaaacTAATGGATTAGAAACAAGCTAATCTTTAAtcttaaagtttaaaaagtgtatttttaaaaattttttttaaataatctgtcAGGTACCATTATATGACACAAAATAATtaagttaaaatgtttttcatatcCCAGTTGTTTTTAGTATCGCTATAGCACATCCTAATTAAGCCTTTTAGAgagaaataaagttaaaaaaaaaaaaaaaatagttttagcTAAGATTCAATGCAAAGCCATGTCACCATAAAACAGCGTAACCACTGGCTAAAAATCTGATTCCGGGTCCTTGGCTTAATACAATGTGGTGACATTTTTACTTTGAGCGCGTGCATTCTAAGTCGTGTTGTATGTTTGCGCATAGGATGGCGTTTTCCGAGTTCCAGCGACAGTACTCGCGTATCGAGATCTGCACCCTGACCCCAGACGCCATCGTTAGCGACCAAGTCAAGCCATGGAGCGTGACCAACTATAGCGGGACCTGGAGGAGGGGCTCCACAGCGGGAGGGTGCAGGAATCATCCTCGTAAGCACAGTTTATGAACTAACTAAAAACCCACAGGTCGGATTCAATCATTTTAGACCAACCTGCTAGACAGGATTTAGGCGTGTCTTGGTTGGGAAGAATTGAAAGACAGGTAGGATATAGGGGCTGGGCTTATTTGGGTTTAAGAATCAATCAAAAGTCTTTTATTCTATGTTCAAACCACCAAACCACCAATTAAAAGACAAAGAGACAAGAGGTTATTCGTTTTACAGTGACATTTTACAGAGAAGTGGGCGGGGCAAGTGATGTGGAAAGGTTGGTTTGCAGTTGGTAGAGATGCCAGAGTGATGAACAGTGGCGTAccgtccaccaaaagtcagtgactaGGTTAGGAGGGCAATAGTCAGAGAAGTAACCAAGTTACTAAGGTTAACACTCAACAtggtgctaccaccaccatgctttgtGTACTGTGGGCAAgctgtacatacagtatttgatATATTGATTTGATTTATGCATGCGGCAGACCCTGTTATCCAAAGCGATGTGAGAGCAGGTACAATCCAAGCACCAGAGTACATAAAAGTTTCTTACAAACATTTGACACGCATTTGACAGAACAAAAGGGTCTTATGGTCTATGgacttgaggaaaaaaaaaaaacgattcaTGTTATTAGTCATCAGTAACGTCCTTATAATCTTCgcctttaaatcatttttactagacagcacacacaaacaaacccacTGATTTAGTTTAGTGATTTATTGCGTGTTAGATTAGTGTCCGCATTAAAATCAACAGGATTTCCTTCATCCTGAGCCAgtcattgtttcattgtttcaCTTTTGCAGAAACGTTCTGGATGAACCCGCAGTTCGTTATCAAGGTGAACGAAGAGGACGACGACCCGAATGACAACGAGACGGGCTGCAGCCTCGTCGTGGGTCTGATCCAGAAGAACCGGCGCCGTTTAAGAAAGGAGGGAGGGGACATGCACACCATCGGCTACGCCATCTACGAGGTCAGAGGGAGAGGCGCGGATCTCATGGGTCTTTTTATATCCTGATCCTGGAGTATATACGAGATTATAGGGATGGGATATCCCAGTGAGATCAACTTAAAAAGGATACATTGAATTTTTTTCGACACTATGTGGTTAACATAagtttttcccccctttttgtcagttttatataaaaaaaattctgattctTTTCTGGTAAAGATCTCtggttatactgtataatatcaCGATGAGCCAGAGCACTACCGTTGTATGAAAATGAAttaggaaaaggaaaaaaatggaggCGAGAAGAACCGCTGAAGAGCTGGATGAAGGAAATGAGGAAATAGAGTAGAGGATGTAAAGAGAGTTGGTTTATTGTGACACAAAACAACGTCGTGATATTCTTGGAGAAAAGGAAATGATTCATCAGATGATCGAGCATGTGTTACCACTGGGGAAATTTCCAGTGCATGGAGTGACCTTGccgtatgtttgtgtgtgttgtggtgatgGCTGAGGACGTATCATTTGTGTGATCCCACGTTTTTGGGAAAATTTTAGACAGATTTGTAAATTGGTATCAAATCTGATGCATATAAGTggatatgaatatttgaaaGCAGATCATtcctatatacagtactgtgcaaaagtcttaggcacatgccaagaaatgctgtagagcaaataTGCCGTCAAaggtaatgaaattaaatgtttctacgtttaaaaactactataaagagcagtaaacagtaataaatgaaacaaagtcaatatttggtgtgacgatccttcgctttaaaaaaaaaaaaagtagtctcaggtacaatttgtgcagttttataaggaaatgagctgtaagtgttactgagcatcttgcagaagcagccacagttcttctggagactgactgtcacacttccttcttatttttgccttcattatgttttttttgtctgaaaagtgtctcttatgtaatatcctgctttctttactgacatacaaacatttttctggaacatttaattttgtgctggaaaaaagttatttcagccaaaaaaaaagtttgtactaaaaaaaaaaaaaaaaaaaaaaaaaaaaaaaagggcgccaagacttttgaacagtactgtatgtgtgaaagTGTTGTGTATGTGACGTTGATATGTTCATGATAATCTGACACGTTTTTATCTTCTGCATTTCCACAGGTGCCTTCACAGGTAAGAGcactaataatttaataaccaTCTCttatttatgtagaaatgttcaTACATACAATGCAGGTTTTTGTGCATTTCCTGCTCTTCTGTCCTTCCACCAGTTCCAAGGCCAGACAAACTTGCACTTGGACAAGAACTTTTTCCTGACACACGTGCAAAAAGCTCGCTCTGAGACCTTCATCAACCTGCGCGAGGTCAGCACGCGGTTCAAGCTGCCTGCTGGCGAATACCTCATCGTCCCCTCCACCTTCGAGCCCCAAAAGGACGGCGACTTCTGCCTGCGTGTCTTCTCCGAGAAGCAGACTGAAACACAGTAAGCATTTTAGATCCTCTTTCACAGATTAGCTCAGATTAGATAAGATTATTTATGGCTGATAATCAGCCGTATGTTACACTGTAACGTTCCGGTCATGTCTACACTAATACAGATACATTTCAGAACATTATTTTcataacaaaatattattttgatccCCATTGACATTTGTATATTGTgcttcatttattaatctttcaTTTATCAAGTTCtataaattctaaaaaaattcCTAGAAGATTTACACAACTTTCGGTAGTGCTGATTTTCTTCGCATTAGTTCCATTCAGCACTTCActgctgatttacatttagccacgcccaccaaactccataaaaggcaaaaacaaaaacggtgtttttaaaatgtatccGCGTCAGTGTGTACAAGGCCTCAGTGTGCATGATACTGTTACCATGGGaacaataacacacatataatgaatttatttaaagaatgaatgaatgactgatagaaaacagtgaatgaatgaaacaataaGTGAAACACACAACTAGTGAATGActaaaaaacatgaaagaattaatgaaaaaataattaattaattaatggatgaatgattgtgtgcgtgaatgaatgaatgaatgaaaaagatgggaaagaactgaaatgaaaattggGAAAGAACtgaaatggaaggaaaaaattaaagaatgacaaaaagaaagaataaatgaaagcatgaatggaagaatgaatgaatgaatgaatgaatgaaagggaaagaattaatgaaataatgaataatgaagaaACAGTGAATTAAcaactaaagaaaaaagaaaaaagacaatgaatgaaagcatgaattgtagaaagacagaaaaagaagaatgatCGGAttgatgaacgaatgaatgattGGGAAAGAATTGAAATGAAAGTGGCAGAAAGAAAGCATGAATGCAAGCATAAAGAGAAGAAAGActggatgaaagaatgaatggacgaatgaatgaatgaatgaatagtagaaaaaacaaatgcataaaataataagtgaatgaatgaatgagcaaaagagtaaaaatgaatgaaataatgaatggaAGAAACAATGAACTGATGACTAAATgaaacagaatgaatgaatgaatgaatgaataattcaaTAGTTATTATTCAGTATATGTAGAGTACATGTACTTCTTGAGTAACAGgacttcttttcctctctcaggCGGTGCGATGATCCTGTCGATGCTAAATTAGTAAACGTGAGTTtggttttagatttttttaaattattttattattaaaaaaataattttttttttttttttttttaattgtagtaGCCTTCATTAAAGCTCACAATTCATTAATCTTACTCAAAAAAATAGAACAGATACTCTGAGATTTTAGGTTCTTGAAAAGTTACTGcgtttataaggtttataatgGAAAGTATTGATGATGTCATGTATTGA carries:
- the LOC113547602 gene encoding calpain-2 catalytic subunit, producing the protein MTDETTPEGGQAKNFLKVTSAIATRTLFGFSGEEGSSMSGVASTLAKKRARAAGFGTNASANKYLNQDYEALRSQCQSQGQLFCDSYFPAAPESLGFQELGPNSSKTRGVQWKRPGELCSSPQFIIGGATRTDICQGALGDCWLLAAIASLTMNEDVMARVVPKGQDFGSGYAGIFHFQFWQFGEWVDVVIDDRLPVKDGKLLFVHSEEGNEFWSALLEKAYAKVNGSYEALSGGSTTEGFEDFTGGIAEQYELRTAPANIFQIIKKALASGALLGCSIDITSAADSEAITRQKLVKGHAYSLTGAVEVNYRGGLEKLVRMRNPWGQVEWTGAWSDGSSEWNSVDPSERPNANAEDGEFWMAFSEFQRQYSRIEICTLTPDAIVSDQVKPWSVTNYSGTWRRGSTAGGCRNHPQTFWMNPQFVIKVNEEDDDPNDNETGCSLVVGLIQKNRRRLRKEGGDMHTIGYAIYEVPSQFQGQTNLHLDKNFFLTHVQKARSETFINLREVSTRFKLPAGEYLIVPSTFEPQKDGDFCLRVFSEKQTETQRCDDPVDAKLVNETVSDSEVEESFRSLFMKLAGSDMEISAAELKTILNKVVSKRTDIKTDGFSQDTCRTLVNLMDDSGNGKLGLGEFATLWKKVQKYMDIYKQNDMDGSGNISTPEFRGALAKAGFTLNDTIYQLLVARYAGPDLTIDFDDFVGCLMRLELMFRVFRKMDPHNTGFLELDFQMWLCLTMI